Genomic window (Pseudothauera hydrothermalis):
CACCAAGAGGCGCGAAAAGCCGCCGCCCAGCAGCCCGCCGATGGCCCCGCACAGCAGGATGGGCCACACGCTGTCAGGCCAGCCGATAGCTGCCGGAGTGCGGCCGAAATAGGTGTAGTTCCCCAGAACGGCCAAGGACATCAGGCCAGCAAAAATCACCGCAATCAGCGTGGTGCTGTTGGCCCGGAAAGGGTGGAAGCGGCACAACTCCTCGATGGCAAACATGATGCCGCCCAGCGGGGTATTGAACGCTGCCGCCACCCCGGCGCCGCCGCCGGCGATCATCAGGTCGCGGCTGTTGGCGATGCGGCGGGTCTTTTTGCCCGCGATCAGGCTCATCACCGAAGCGCCAATTTGCACCGAGGGCCCTTCGCGGCCAATGGATGCGCCCGACAGCAGGCCACCCAGGGTGAGGAATACCTTGGCGATCGCCAGGCGCATCGATAGCAGCTTTTTGCGCACTGCCGGATCGTCCGATTCGATTGCTGCAATCGTCTGTGGAATGCCGCTGCCTTGCGCGCCGGGAAACCAGGTACGGGAAATCCACGCCATCAGCGCAAAGCCGGCGGGCGCGACGAGGAGTGTGAGCCAAGGCAGCTCCGCCATGATTCCCGCATGAGTGTCAATGGCCAGTTCGGCGCCGATGGCGAACAGGATGGCGATCAGGCCGGCAAGCAAGGCCGCCCCGACGAACTGCAGGCGAATCGTCCAGCGGCGGATCGACAGCCAGGGCAGGGCGTAGCGGCGACCGCCACGGGCGAGTTTGCGCAATGCCCGGTCGGACGCGCGCGCGAGCGGCCCGTCGCGGTCCGGCGTGGGTGGGGGAGGCTCCATGGGGGCGAATTATCGTTTTGTGTTGGTACGGGATCAACGGCGCAGCCGGCCCGGGCGTTGCGTTCCGACTACATTGCAGACAAGCCGCTGCTGCAGGGCCCTACAATACGCCCTTGCTGCAGCAATGTTAATTTTTTGACAATCACAATTCGAGCAAATATAGTTCGGAGCGGCTTTTCAGATGGCCTCACAATCTCCCTTGAAAAAGAACCCCAACAACAACTCCGGAGCCTCGCCTTTGTCGGTGCTGCAACGTTTTCGGGTGCTGATTCGCACGGCGCAGCGGCACTCGCAGTGGATCGAGCGCCAAAGCGGTGTGACCGGTGCCCAACTGTGGGCGATGCAGGAATTGGTGGAGGCGCCCGGACTGCGGGTCGGCGAATTGGCCAATCGCATGGCGTTGCATCAATCGACCGCCTCGAACATGGTGGATCGTTTGGAGACCGGTGGGCTGATCCGCAAGGAGCGCACTAGTGCGGATCAACGGGTGGTGCGGCTGTATCTGACTGAAAAAGGGCAGGAACTTTTGGCGCGTGCGCCGTCGCCGGCGCGTGGCGTCTTGCCGGAGGCCTTGCGCAAGCTCGATGAAGCCTCGCTGCAGCGTTTGCAGAACGAATTGGATGGCTTGCTGATGCAGATCAAGAACATGGATGAAGGCTTTGGCATGCAGCCGTTGCCGTTTACCGAATGAACCGAATCCCCGCCGGCGGGTAGCCGGCATACCGTTTCGCACTTGTGCGGACAGCAGTTTGTAAGCGGCCCCAAGGCCGCTTTTTTTTGATCGAGATCAATTCTGCGTGACGCGGTGCACACTTCAGCCGGGGCGTTCCGGTAGAGTTGCGCGTCTTTGTGCGCCGCACAGTGGTTGCAAGGTGCGCGGTATTCTTTGTTGTTCAAAAACAATCATGGCAGTCGAACTTTACAATGACGGCAAACATGTGTGCCTGGCGTTCTACGATTTGGTACATGAAGAGGCGGAGCATGCAGTCCAGGCCAACCAGTTTCTGGTGGTCGATGGCGATCATGGCGCATTGATCGATCCGGGCGGCAATATGACTTACAACGGCCTGCTGATGGGCATGCAGCGCTTCTTTCCGATCCGCAATCTGGACTATATCCTTGCTTCCCATCCGGATCCGGACATCATCGCGTCGTTGAACAAATGGATGGTCACCACCAGCGCCCGGGTGCTGATTTCCAAGCTGTGGACACGCTTTTTGCCGCATTTCACCTCTGGCCGAGACTATTCGGCACGCACCATCGGTATTCCGGATGAGGGCATGTTGATCCCCTTGGGTAGCTGCAGGATCAAGGCGCTGCCCGCTCACTTCCTGCATTCGGAAGGCAACTTCCAGTTTTACGATCCGGTCTCGCGCATCCTGTTTTCAGGCGACCTGGGCGCATCGCTGGTCGATCATGGTCAGGCCTCGGAACCGGTACAGGATTTTGATCGGCACCTGCCGCTCATGGAGGGCTTCCACCGCCGCTACATGGTGTCCAACAAGATCTGCCGCCTGTGGGCCAAGATGGCGCGCAGCCTGGATATCGAAATGATCGTGCCGCAGCACGGCGCGCGCTTCGTCGGCAAGGAAATGGTCGGC
Coding sequences:
- a CDS encoding chloride channel protein is translated as MEPPPPTPDRDGPLARASDRALRKLARGGRRYALPWLSIRRWTIRLQFVGAALLAGLIAILFAIGAELAIDTHAGIMAELPWLTLLVAPAGFALMAWISRTWFPGAQGSGIPQTIAAIESDDPAVRKKLLSMRLAIAKVFLTLGGLLSGASIGREGPSVQIGASVMSLIAGKKTRRIANSRDLMIAGGGAGVAAAFNTPLGGIMFAIEELCRFHPFRANSTTLIAVIFAGLMSLAVLGNYTYFGRTPAAIGWPDSVWPILLCGAIGGLLGGGFSRLLVASSRGLPGRLGQLSNDRPVAFAALCGLGTALIGLATGGLTYGTGYAESKAALEGAAQLPVYFMIAKMAVIWLAFLSRIPGGVFAPALAVGAGMGANIGLMLPPEHGSAILVLGMVGFLAGITQTPITSFVIVMEMTANHQMLLPLMATAVVAHAFSKTIAQTPLYHALAYPTLRKVEADLQRQRPAI
- a CDS encoding MarR family winged helix-turn-helix transcriptional regulator, which encodes MASQSPLKKNPNNNSGASPLSVLQRFRVLIRTAQRHSQWIERQSGVTGAQLWAMQELVEAPGLRVGELANRMALHQSTASNMVDRLETGGLIRKERTSADQRVVRLYLTEKGQELLARAPSPARGVLPEALRKLDEASLQRLQNELDGLLMQIKNMDEGFGMQPLPFTE
- a CDS encoding MBL fold metallo-hydrolase; this encodes MAVELYNDGKHVCLAFYDLVHEEAEHAVQANQFLVVDGDHGALIDPGGNMTYNGLLMGMQRFFPIRNLDYILASHPDPDIIASLNKWMVTTSARVLISKLWTRFLPHFTSGRDYSARTIGIPDEGMLIPLGSCRIKALPAHFLHSEGNFQFYDPVSRILFSGDLGASLVDHGQASEPVQDFDRHLPLMEGFHRRYMVSNKICRLWAKMARSLDIEMIVPQHGARFVGKEMVGRFIDWVEQLECGVDLMTEKNYRAP